One Malus sylvestris chromosome 14, drMalSylv7.2, whole genome shotgun sequence DNA segment encodes these proteins:
- the LOC126599790 gene encoding 40S ribosomal protein S7: protein MYTSRKKISKDNNAEPTEFEESVAQAVFDLENTNQELKSDLKDLYINSAIQVDVSGSKKAVVIHVPYRLRKAYRKIHVRLVRELEKKFSGKDVILIATRRIVRPPKKGSAAQRPRTRTLTAVHEAMLEDVVLPAEIIGKRIRYRLDGSKIMKVFLDPKERNNTEYKLESFSAVYRKLSGKDVVFEYPITEA, encoded by the exons ATGTATACTTCAAGGAAGAAGATTTCCAAGGATAACAATGCTGAGCCGACTGAATTCGAAGAGTCGGTTGCTCAA GCAGTATTTGATTTGGAAAACACAAATCAGGAGCTGAAGAGTGACCTGAAGGATCTCTATATCAACTCAGCAAT TCAAGTTGATGTGTCTGGAAGCAAGAAGGCCGTGGTTATCCATGTGCCCTATAGGCTTAGGAAGGCTTATCGCAAGATCCATGTTCGCCTCGTGAGGGAGCTTGAGAAGAAGTTCAGCGGGAAG GATGTGATCCTGATTGCCACACGTAGGATTGTGAGGCCTCCTAAGAAAGGGTCAGCTGCTCAACGTCCCCGCACTCGTACACTAACTGCTGTGCATGAAGCAATGTTGGAAGATGTTGTGTTGCCTGCTGAGATTATTGGAAAGCGCATCAGATACCGTCTGGATGGATCCAAGATAATGAAG GTGTTCTTGGACCCCAAGGAACGAAACAACACCGAGTACAAGCTGGAGAGCTTCTCTGCTGTTTACCGGAAGCTTTCAGGAAAGGATGTTGTGTTCGAGTACCCAATCACCGAAGCATAG
- the LOC126599789 gene encoding uncharacterized protein LOC126599789 isoform X2, with amino-acid sequence MQSLVCLLVVEGIKVNADEGGVTQTRGGISWLILPAGYLGSSFWGMVLILASTKHLTTQIAAGCFVVALIIVFFLAKNWTLRGLCIGFIVLFAGIWYLQEATPVHMLREVILFTGVMNSLFSVYDIYDDLISRRINTSDAERFADECPCCTGCGWGVIWAFISFTFLCGSVYLALVILSPRV; translated from the exons ATGCAATCGCTTGTCTGCTTACTTGTG GTGGAAGGGATTAAAGTTAACGCAGATGAAGGTGGAGTCACACAAACCCGCGGTGGCATATCCTGGCTAATTTTGCCTGCCGGAT ATCTTGGTTCATCGTTCTGGGGGATGGTATTGATTCTTGCATCTACAAAACATCTCACTACACAAATCGCTGCTGGCTGTTTCGTTGTTGCTCTAATTATTGTGTTCTTTTTAGCTAAAAAT TGGACACTTCGAGGACTTTGTATAG GATTCATTGTTTTATTTGCTGGAATTTGGTATCTGCAAGAAGCAACGCCGGTTCATATGCTTAGGGAAGTGATTCTGTTCACCG GTGTAATGAACAGCTTGTTTTCGGTTTATG ATATCTACGATGATCTTATATCGCGTAGAATCAATACGAGTGATGCTGAAAGATTTGCAGATGAGTGTCCCTGCTGTACTGGATGTGGATGGGGTGTCATTTG GGCATTCATATCTTTCACATTTCTCTGCGGATCCGTGTACCTAGCTCTTGTGATTTTATCTCCGCGTGTGTGA
- the LOC126599789 gene encoding uncharacterized protein LOC126599789 isoform X1: protein MDLNLLKWKPNWQLRKCCNHDQVIFLISVAVCTVVILVLWRTVLMTPFKLITVFLHEVSHAIACLLTCGKVEGIKVNADEGGVTQTRGGISWLILPAGYLGSSFWGMVLILASTKHLTTQIAAGCFVVALIIVFFLAKNWTLRGLCIGFIVLFAGIWYLQEATPVHMLREVILFTGVMNSLFSVYDIYDDLISRRINTSDAERFADECPCCTGCGWGVIWAFISFTFLCGSVYLALVILSPRV, encoded by the exons ATGGacttgaatttgttgaaatggAAGCCAAATTGGCAACTCAGAAAATGCTGCAACCACGACCAAGTGATCTTCCTCATCTCTGTTGCTGTTTGCACTGTCGTTATCCTTGTg CTGTGGAGGACGGTACTGATGACACCATTTAAGCTTATAACCGTGTTTCTTCACGAGGTGAGCCATGCAATCGCTTGTCTGCTTACTTGTGGTAAG GTGGAAGGGATTAAAGTTAACGCAGATGAAGGTGGAGTCACACAAACCCGCGGTGGCATATCCTGGCTAATTTTGCCTGCCGGAT ATCTTGGTTCATCGTTCTGGGGGATGGTATTGATTCTTGCATCTACAAAACATCTCACTACACAAATCGCTGCTGGCTGTTTCGTTGTTGCTCTAATTATTGTGTTCTTTTTAGCTAAAAAT TGGACACTTCGAGGACTTTGTATAG GATTCATTGTTTTATTTGCTGGAATTTGGTATCTGCAAGAAGCAACGCCGGTTCATATGCTTAGGGAAGTGATTCTGTTCACCG GTGTAATGAACAGCTTGTTTTCGGTTTATG ATATCTACGATGATCTTATATCGCGTAGAATCAATACGAGTGATGCTGAAAGATTTGCAGATGAGTGTCCCTGCTGTACTGGATGTGGATGGGGTGTCATTTG GGCATTCATATCTTTCACATTTCTCTGCGGATCCGTGTACCTAGCTCTTGTGATTTTATCTCCGCGTGTGTGA